The following is a genomic window from Neofelis nebulosa isolate mNeoNeb1 chromosome 12, mNeoNeb1.pri, whole genome shotgun sequence.
GAGAGGACGCCGGGAAGTGCGTCACAGAAAtgcgcccggccccgccccgctcccGGCCGGAAGTGCGCAGGGAGGCGGCCGCGCAGGGCCCgcgtggggcggggcgggggacaccggaggtggaggaaggggccgCGTACCACGTGGTGTGTGGGGCCGAGGAAAGCACGGACTTCCAGCGCCCCGGAAGTGAGCACGGAAAATCAGTTCTCGGCTGCCGCGTTCCTTCCGGCGGACAGCCAATGACCGCGAGGAAAGGAGTCAGGGAAAGTGGCGTGGTGTGGCCGTGGCGGGCGCGGGCGGCCTGGGGGTTGGGTtgggcacccccctcccccccccccccgcgggctGTCTGGCCAGTAGGGGTTAATTAGGAGCCAAGCCGCAGGTTTGCTGCCCCCAGTATGGACGCTTGGGTTCGCGGACCGGCAGGAATTTAAGGCGGGAAATGGGGACGGCTAGGTTCACCAGGTTTGTCTGCGTGGACCCACCCGAAGGGCCTAGGAACTGGCAGCCACCACTGCTGGAGGCGGAGGCCGGTGTCCCCTCTCACTCTGTACTGTACTGTTTGGTTTACCCACAGGGCAACAAGGCTCACACAGCAATTCTGTCATCTTGCTTGCTAACCCTGGGCCCCCAGGGGCAGAAATGAGTTCTAGGCTGCTGCTCAGCACCACTGGTAGGATTTACAGTCCTCATCCAGGTATGACgacagaggagcagaggagggaccaCCAGACCGTCATCTGAAAGTGTTCCCCGGCACAGCAAAGATAGTCTGTGTTTGCATTCACCCCAGAGTACCGTAGCAGCTAAAGGCAATTTGACAGACACAACATGTACATGGAATAAAAGGTGTTTCACAGTGCCTTTCAACTTTAAAACTGCGATGATATTTTCTGGGGAGCATTACGCCTACTTGGTAAATGGAGCCGAATAGGATTCAGTGGTTTCCCTTAAGGCCCCCAGGTGTGACAGTTCTTAGACACACTGGACCGTTCTCCAGGAACTAAACTAACAGCAGAGCAGTGAAATCTACTGTCTCTATGAAACTTAGTCCTGCTTTTTAAGTGAACTCATGGTACCCTCATCAAACCAAGCCTTTTTAAacccatttaatatttctttacatttatctCCTCCAGACCAACATTGTAAAACTGAAATCATCTAACCACCTCAGTAGACACAAATTAACCTTAAGAAAaaccccttggggcacctgggtggctcagttaagcctgaCTGTTGATCTCTACTCAAGTCAGGATTCAAGGTTCATGTGATcaagcctccctcccccagcccctcccccctgacagccaggaacctgcttgggattctctgtccctcccccattggcactctctctcaaaatgactgaataaacattaaaacaaaaattgttttaaataaacaaaccccAGTAAATAAATGCAacatataaactttatttaacaaaaataacagGCAAAGTCAAACAGGCACTTATATTAAGAGAAAAACTGACTAGAAGAAATTTATCTTGAATACCTTACAGTAACCTACTTGCAGTTGCATTTAACTGAGCTCTGTTGCTGTGAAGAATACAGCTTATGCACAGGTATGGATGAACGATTTGTACATTTTTCAAGTATTCACTGAATACTAccttatatacacatatacattaaatttgaaaaagattTAATTGACGATCCCCAGATATActtcatttttgttgttcttttggaAGAGGTCGTCTAAAGAGAAGAATATGTGGTTCtgtggaaacaaaatattttatataattttaatacaataaattttCATTCACTAAAtccaaaattcaaattctgacttgaaccaaaataaaatcaatccATGATCAACTGTTACTTATTgaagtatccaaaatacattttGCTTCAAGTCACTGTCAACTGTAAACAGAAAACAAGCTGATAATGACAATATTCCCCTccatgttttcttaattttacctACCCTGGAGAAAGAGATGCTAACTAAGTAGAGAAATCACTTTGGGGAAAATGGTTTCTACCTTTAGAATCTCCATTCCGGTGGAAAAGAGAAAGGTTACCTCTCTTCATGGGAAAAAGACACCGAATACCATAATCAAAACCCACCGGCCTGTAGAAAGTACAGATCCCTGGGGCCCATTCCCAAAGGTTGTTTCTTTGTAAGTGGGGGCCCCGGGTTCCATAGTTCCCCAGTTGCTCTGGTATCAGCTGGAGAAAGAGCTTTTGAACTGGGATACGATTAAATGCCCCAATCCTAAGAAAGTTTTAATTCCGTTTCTGATGCTGCTACTGCGGATTTTCTTCAACAAGCAGAAAACAGCAGAGTTTCACCTAATTCAGCTGCTATAGTATGCCTTCAAATTTTGTCGAAAGCATTAGAAGTTGTTTAAGTTAGATTTATTAGTAACACAAAGGTAGAATTGAGCCCCACAAGTTTTACTTTACCATCTCGTATCTGGAAAACCCCACACATCAACACAAACATTCATAATGCACCACACACATAGCACGGTTCACTACTTTCATCTTAATGTGGTAGATAATAATTATCCCTTACTAGAAGGCTAAACAAAAAGACACATCAAAATCACTTCCAATGGCATTAACTTCTATGCATAGAATTTGAGGACACTTTAAAGTATCTTAAAATAAGTTCCTCGTTTTcaaaggcaggggtgggagggaacacCAGAATTATAAATATACTCCTGGCAAAATTAGATACTATTAataacaacacattaaaaaaaagacattttaaaataaaacagaattgcCTATGTTTCTACTCCTTATCTTTTTGCAGGTAGAATAACGTGTTACTTTCACTCATGTATTATGtactttataaaatggaaattctttCTAGGGAGGAAAGCAATCGGCCATTCAAACTTACTGGTTACTTTGGGATTATCACTCAGTATCAAATATTACTAAACAATTTTCAACAAGTGCAACCCTACTATTTTATCTCAGTTAATGCCTTCCTAAATGGCAGAACTTACCCGGCTCATGAATCATGTAGTGGACCCAGCCTAGACTCTGCTGGACACCGAGTCTCCTCCACTCCTCTTCAGACATCAGATGGGTTTTTGGTACTTGTTTGGAAAGTTCTCTGGGTAGCATGACATGCCTGTTAAGATACAGCCAAGAATTAGTAAATACACCTTTCCTACAATTATGAGCACTTCAGAAATACATTTTCAGGATACTCAAAATCTGAgttcaaaataaagatttttcaagCAACTCATGTTATTGTTGGCATCAATCTTCAGAACCATCTAATATCTCAAATTCTGATTTTTGATGGCCTATGTTCAAAACAGGGAGAGAAGAATATATGGCCGAAAagcagaagacattttttttaggactcctcttttcttctccaagAGACTGCTTGCTACTTGTCCCCGTGTTCTTCAGGAACATTAGCCCCATACCTGAAATCAGGCTCATGGTTCTCCAAAACATCCCAACCAGCACTACAGCTACCTCTAATGACTTAAATCCTGGCCAATAGGGTGTAAGGAGAAAATATGCCACTGATGGAAACTGTCTTCAAAAGGGAAGAACGTGCCCAActctcttccttgttctttcCTGTTGGTTATGAAGCCGACTGATGTGATCAGGGAGCCAGAGAAGCCATCTAAGACCACAGAAGCCTTGTAAATTGGAGATGGTTTCTGACTGTAGAACGGTCGTCCCAGACCCATGCAGCCTTttacagaagagggaaaaaaactaaTTTGTTAATTTGGGTTTCCCACTACTCAACGTTACAGATTTGCAGTACACACAAGTCCTTATGTACCCTAGAAGTTTTTTCCAAATCCAAATCAAAAACAAACCCAAGTCCCACATATACATGTACCTGACAACCTTACACAATGACCTTCAGTTTTCCATAAGTTACAGATTTCTATCCAGATGACCTATATCCAAAACTTATTAAGTTTTTTCAGGAAGGCTTGCAATACTCTCCAATGTCAAACCATCAAGAACATAATTGTAACTTCATACAACTTAAGAACAAATGTGCACCCTGCTTAATTAcagtaaaaaaatctttataaatcaCCATTCCCAGTAGCAGTAAAGTTGCACAGTCATCCATAACCACGTTTCTTGGCCTGTGTAAAATATCTACCACCTGAGTCCGGTGGCCAGGTGGGGTGAGAAAGGTGCAATCTGGTCAGTGACCCTTTTCGGCACAGGAGAAAACGGAACCCACAGCCCATTAGCACTCAGTCATCAACTTAAGTCTGTGACTGGTGAATTAAATACCCGTTTCgtattatttacaaaaaagaaatgagccccAAAACAACTATGTTGCCAGACCTGCCATGAGGCTgctgaatccagtgccagtgaactacagttgacccctgaacaacacGGGGTCGGGGGCCCTGACCCCCTGCGCGGTTGAAAACCCACATGTAACATGAGGCCCCCATACTTACTGATAGCCAACCTTTGACCCGAAGCCTTCCTGCTAGTACAGCCAGCCAATAAACCTGCATCTTGTGTTACCTCGAAATGCTGCCTTAACAGACACGTTCGAGGCTCTACAAATGTCTCCGCCTTCTACAGCAACGGCTGTTACATTTCTCCCAGAGAAGTGCAATGTAGCCACGCTACGCACAACCACGGAATTGTGTCCCCGCTGACCCGGCCTGAGTCACAACGGCGGGAACGGGCTGTTTCCGCCCAGGTAACCTCGGGCGGTGGAGGCAGCTTCACCGAGAGAACCGCGGCTGACTGCACAGGGACGCTTCCCAACTCCGTGCGAGAAAACACTGCCGAAAGCCAACGTTCCCTTCCCGACCGCGGGAGCGTGGGCAGAGGCCAAGGCCAGGTACGCGGGAGGCTCTGAGGAACAAGACACGGCCGAGGAGGGCGGACGGCCGACGGCCGACTGCCGACAGGACCTGGTCTGCAAGTCCAGGCGCAGGGGAGCCTCAGCATAAGGAAACTAGGAAAAACCACGTCTGAACCTACAGCACAAACCAACCACCCAACAGACCCAATTTCCCGCTGCCCTCTCCCACCACGAACCGCTCGGCTAACTGGGCTACgagcctgggggaggagggggggggggtctaccTTGCGCGGTGCTCCTAACTGCGCCCGGGTCCGGAAACCAAGGGCGGAAGTACCGCCCCGAGTCCCGGAAAGTACCTTCCCCACTTGGGGCCCCCTGGTGCAGGACGCCCCGTCCCAGCCTCGACTGCCCGCCGTCGGACGCCCGCAACGCGTCACTGCACGTTAGGCCCACGCACCAGGGGAGAACCGTGTCTGTGCTCTTCCTCTACAAAACTGGGCGGGCAGACTTCAAATCGAAGTGTGGCAAGAAAACCGCATTTTCTAGCCGGGGCAGGAATGACTAATCGGTAGAGCTGCCCAGAAACACGCCCCGTTTTTCCccagaaaacacatttctaagACCCAGGAGAGCGGAGAAACACCGACTCGAGGCCAGCCGCCGCGGGGCCCCCTCGAGCCCCGCCCCCGAGCCCCGCCCGGAGGGTGCCGGCCCCCCGCACGGCCACGGCCGGAAGTGCCGAGCGCCTCCCAGCCGCCGCGTCCTCGCTGCTTGTCCCACCGCCGGGGGGAGTCCGGGCGCGTCTCACGGCGACTAGGGAGCCGAAGGCCCCCTGGCCGGCACACCGAGGCCGCGGGACACGACCTTGACTAGAGGGAGGGGTAGGCGCCCCGCCGCCTGCCCCGGTCCGCCGAACCCCGACACCCCAGCCAGGCGGCTCGCCCCCGGGCCCGCTTGGCCTCCTCGCCTCCGCGAACAAAGGGCGGAGGCCGGCGGGCCGCACGCGCCCGCCCGGGCGGGGGCGACCCGGCCTCGACCCCGGCCCCCCGTCCTTCAACCCCGGCCCGACCCGACCTCCGACCTCGGGCCCCGACCCGAACCCCGGCCGCCGCGCTGCGACCCCGACTTCAGTTCCGCCCAGAGCCCGGCCGGCTGGCCCCTCACCGGTACTCGTAATGCTCGTCGAAGTACTTGTCCGAGTAGTAGATCTGCTTGTGAGCCATCCTGCGGGCGGGCGGGAGCGACGGGGCTCGAAGAGCGGGCGCAGCAGGACCACACGTCCACGTCGGGCCAAGCCAACGACTCGACTGCGACCAACCGACCGCAGGCCGAACGCTCCCGGTTTGAATCCGACAGCCCACCGCTGATTGGACGGAGGCGTCAGCCAATCACGCTTCGCGCAAACTGCCGGGAGGCGAGACCGGCTCACAGCCTATCGGCACCCCCCCATCCTAGGCGTTGGCTCCCATGATGAGCCAATCAGAGACCTGTTGCGAGGTCGCTCCAGGGAAGAAGTGGATGATTGGCAAGACGTGGGGACGAAAAGCTCCCCGAAGGAAAGGGGCGTGGCCGAGGAGGGCGGAGCCGGGATGTTAAAGGCCGCAGAGCGCGTGCGCAGAAGTTTGGAACGTTCCAGGTCCGCCGAGCCGTTGGGGTGGGCGGGTCGGCGCGAGGGGTGAGGTATCGCGGGGCTTGGCGAAACGCGGTGGGGTTGCGCGCCTAGCGTCCGCCTTCGCGCAGGCGCAGTCTGGGCGGCCCGAGAAGGGCTTTGGAAGCGTGGGAGGTGAGGCAGTCCGggcgtggggagggaggggagccagcTTCCCGGCCGCCGCGGGCCTGGCCTCGGGACAGGGAGGTAACGGCGCCCGTGGCGGGCGGGCATGGCCAGGCCCTGGGCGGCGCGGTCCGGAGCCCACGTCGGGCAGACGGAGGTCGCCGGAGGAAGTACGCGGACCCGTGAACCCGCTGTCTGTAGGTGGCAGAGCGACCTCGTGGTGACTGACGCCTCGCGTTCCGCACCGGGCACACGCCCTGCGCTTCGGGACCGGTGTGGATCGCCGCTGGAGCAGGAGCATCGGCGGGCGCAGGGCGGGGATCCCACCCGGTCCCGCACCTGCTGGTGCCCCCGCCGCCCACCTACGCGCCGCACCTGCTGGGTCCCGCCCCTGCCCAGCGCCTCTTCGGGCCACCTGTGCCCTGCACCGGGCGAGCATCTGGAGGCCTGAATACTTGGGGGTAATGAGGTGCGGTGATGGTGAAGATGTGATAAACCGTCACGGGAGGTGGACAGGGAGACCTCTGACTTTCTGGCAGAGCCTAGGAATGAGTAGCTTTCTAGgagatttatttttacagagacGTATTGAGGAAAATTTTAGGTGGAAAAGTGGAATAGTATAATCACGTCCGGGGTACCAGTCACTGAGCTTAGCGGTTAATGTTCTGGCCATCTTGTTTCATGTactcccctcttccttttttccctgcaCATCTTTAAGGAGAGTCCCAGGTATAATGTCATTTCGCTTTGAAAGGGTGCTTTTGAGTATATCGCTGTATTTATGGGGTAGGTcttaaaaactttaagaatattTAGCACCGTGCCACtattacacttaaaataattcttatgatCCTCTGAGGGCTGGTTTAGAGTCACATTTCCCTGCCTGTCTCCCTTTTGACCTCCACATCCAGACCTGGACCCCAACATGCAATTTGGTTGGATccatccctcaccccccaccccaccccaccccacccccccccccccccccacacacacacacggtgacCCACCATCCTGTATAATAGAGATTTCAATGAGAAAGCAGGCCATTGGTGCCTGCCGAACAGCAAGCAGTCTGGATTTGGGTAACTGCTTCCTTGTGGTGTCCTTTACCTTTTCCCTTGTAATCGTATTTAGATCCAGGTGAAAACAACACCAATAACTATTTGTCCAAATCCATTTAGCAAGTAAGTGGCAGACCCTGATTTGAACCCCAACAGTCAGACTCCAGAGTTTGGCCTCTTAACCACTACTGTGCACTGTCAGGGAGCTGCAGGTGGAAACCCGGTATGTGCTGGGAATGTAGAATGCAGAGGTCAAGGGAAGGAAAGCCATGGGACGTGAATCTGGGAGGATCGATGTCATAGACAAAAACAGCCCCAGAGATGTCCATATCCCGATCCCCGGAACCTGTGGATATGTTACCTTGTCTGAGATGGTGCGATGACCCTGCGTTATAGTGGCTGGTCCAGGGGTATCACGAGGGTCCTAACAAGGGAGGCAAGAGGGCCAGAGGGCCTCCCAGAAGGAGAAGTCAGAGTGGCACGAACGCAGGTGGCCCCTTGAGCCTGGAAAAGGAATGGGTGGCTTCTCCCCGAAAGTCCCAGAAAGAACACAGCTCTACAGACTCCTTGATTTGAGCCCAGTAAAACCTATTTCAGACTTCTGATCTCTGTAACTGTCAGATAATacatttgtgctgttttaagACACTAAGTTTGTTGTCATTTGTAAAAACAGCAGAAAACTAACTGAATTGGGCCAGACTGGGAAGGGATTCTTGGACTCCTTGCTGATAAGTTTGGGCATTTTGATGACTGTGGGGTGGCTGATGTTCTCAGCAAGATCAGGTCAGATGAGATGTGATAAAGGTAACTGGGAGGAATGGGGGGATGGGGCGGAAGGAACCACCTCACCAGGGGCTCCCCGTTAGAAAGAGACTTCGCTTGATAGGAAGAGGGAAGCTACTGCACCCTGCTCACGGACTGAGCACAGTGACAAAGAGGTCAAGGGCAAAACTAGCCCCTCGGTCCATATTCAGTCATTCAGACCAGGCAGTGTGCTAAGAGAGCCTTCCTCCTGGGGAATGCACTCTTTCTTTCGACTGCTCCAGTTATTAACTGCCTGTCTAGAAGGCACCGTACAGTTGGCATAAACAGTTTTTTCTTTGTCC
Proteins encoded in this region:
- the CKS2 gene encoding cyclin-dependent kinases regulatory subunit 2, with the protein product MAHKQIYYSDKYFDEHYEYRHVMLPRELSKQVPKTHLMSEEEWRRLGVQQSLGWVHYMIHEPEPHILLFRRPLPKEQQK